The following are encoded together in the Constrictibacter sp. MBR-5 genome:
- a CDS encoding VOC family protein, with amino-acid sequence MSKQIKTFLMFQGQAEEALDLYRSLFRDAVVLSMEKYGAGETGPEGSVKLANFSLNAQEFMCIDSPVDHGFSFSPSMSLYVDCESEEEIDRVFAALSDGGSVLMPLDRYPFSEKFGWVADRFGVSWQLNLS; translated from the coding sequence ATGTCGAAGCAGATCAAGACCTTCCTGATGTTCCAAGGGCAGGCGGAGGAAGCGCTCGATCTCTACCGGTCGCTGTTCAGGGACGCGGTGGTCCTGTCGATGGAAAAATACGGCGCGGGCGAAACCGGGCCCGAAGGATCCGTGAAGCTCGCGAACTTCTCGCTCAACGCCCAGGAGTTCATGTGCATCGACAGCCCCGTCGATCACGGCTTCTCCTTCTCGCCGTCCATGTCGCTCTATGTCGACTGCGAGAGCGAGGAAGAGATCGACCGGGTCTTTGCCGCCCTCTCAGATGGCGGCAGCGTTCTGATGCCGCTCGACAGGTATCCGTTCAGCGAGAAGTTCGGCTGGGTCGCCGACCGGTTCGGCGTGTCGTGGCAGCTGAACCTGTCGTGA
- the pheT gene encoding phenylalanine--tRNA ligase subunit beta: MKLTLGWLRDHLDTEASLDTIARTLTLIGLEVDALVDRGASLAPFTVARVLKAEQHPNADRLRVCIVDTGREEVQVVCGAPNARTGMMAVFAPSGTVIPASGLELRKSEIRGVESNGMLVSERELGLSDEHEGIIELDPGAPLGAPFARVLGLDDPLIEIGLTPNRGDCAGVRGIARDLAAAGIGDLKPFHGWNDKVAPAFDSPIGVRLDFPPEAADACPMFVGRYFRGVKNGPSPRWLQERLKAVGLRPISALVDITNYFSIDIARPLHVFDADKLSGDITPRLARPGETMLALDGREYTLDGEMTVIADAAGPQALGGVMGAEPTGCTEETVNVFLEVALFDPLRTAMTGRKLGIHSDARYRFERGVDPEAVLPAMEAATRLMLELCGGEASNPVIAGAPPEWRRTIALRPARVGELGGVDVSAADCERILKALGCTVTDGADGRLSVVPPPWRPDIEAEADLVEEVLRIYGYEFIPVTPLTLDTTLPKRALAPEQERAVRARRALAARGMTEAVTFSFLRSSEAVLFGGGQPEMALANPISADLDRMRPSILPNLVGAARRNADRGVADGVLFEVGPQYGGVAATDQRLVAAGLRWGRTGARHWAVAPRAVDAFDAKADAMAALEAAGAPVANLQVSTDAPAWYHPGRSGALRLGPKVLALFGELHPGVLADLGYDGRAVGFEAFLDAVPQPKARAGKAKPMLRVSPFQPVERDFAFVLDEVTQADAVAKAVRQADKALITDISVFDVYAGPNLGEGRKSLAVSVTLQPTKATLTEAEIEAVSQRIVAAVEKATGGTLRR; encoded by the coding sequence ATGAAGCTCACGCTGGGCTGGCTGCGCGACCATCTGGACACCGAGGCGAGCCTCGACACCATCGCGCGGACGCTGACGCTGATCGGCCTGGAGGTCGACGCGCTGGTCGATCGCGGCGCATCGCTGGCGCCGTTCACCGTCGCGCGGGTCCTCAAGGCCGAGCAGCATCCGAACGCCGACCGCCTGCGGGTGTGCATCGTCGACACCGGGCGCGAGGAGGTGCAGGTCGTCTGCGGCGCGCCGAACGCGCGCACGGGCATGATGGCCGTCTTCGCCCCGTCGGGCACCGTCATTCCGGCGAGCGGCCTGGAACTGCGCAAGTCCGAGATCCGCGGAGTCGAAAGCAACGGCATGCTGGTATCCGAGCGCGAGCTCGGCCTGTCGGACGAGCATGAGGGCATCATCGAACTGGATCCCGGCGCGCCGCTGGGCGCTCCGTTCGCCCGCGTGCTCGGCCTGGACGACCCGCTGATCGAGATCGGCCTGACGCCGAACCGCGGCGACTGCGCCGGCGTGCGCGGCATCGCGCGCGACCTCGCCGCCGCGGGCATCGGCGACCTGAAGCCGTTCCACGGGTGGAACGACAAGGTGGCGCCGGCCTTCGACAGCCCGATCGGCGTGCGGCTCGACTTCCCGCCGGAGGCCGCGGACGCCTGCCCGATGTTCGTCGGCCGCTACTTCCGTGGCGTGAAGAACGGTCCGAGTCCGCGCTGGCTTCAGGAGCGGCTGAAGGCGGTGGGGTTGCGGCCGATCTCGGCGCTGGTCGACATCACCAACTATTTCTCGATCGACATCGCCCGTCCGTTGCACGTCTTCGATGCGGACAAACTGAGCGGCGACATCACGCCGCGTCTCGCCCGGCCGGGCGAGACGATGCTGGCCCTGGACGGCCGCGAATACACGCTGGACGGCGAGATGACGGTCATCGCCGATGCGGCGGGGCCGCAGGCGCTGGGCGGGGTCATGGGCGCCGAGCCGACCGGCTGCACCGAAGAGACGGTGAACGTCTTCCTGGAAGTGGCGCTGTTCGATCCGCTGCGCACCGCGATGACCGGCCGCAAGCTCGGCATTCACTCGGATGCGCGCTACCGCTTCGAGCGCGGCGTCGATCCCGAGGCCGTGCTGCCCGCGATGGAAGCGGCGACGCGCCTGATGCTGGAACTGTGCGGCGGCGAGGCGAGCAACCCGGTGATCGCCGGCGCGCCGCCCGAATGGCGCCGCACGATCGCCCTGCGGCCGGCGCGCGTCGGCGAACTGGGCGGCGTCGACGTTTCGGCCGCGGACTGCGAGCGGATCCTGAAGGCGCTGGGCTGCACGGTGACGGACGGTGCCGACGGCCGCCTGTCGGTCGTGCCGCCGCCCTGGCGGCCGGACATCGAGGCCGAGGCCGACCTGGTCGAGGAAGTGCTGCGGATCTACGGCTACGAGTTCATTCCGGTCACGCCGCTGACCCTGGACACGACTCTGCCGAAGCGGGCGCTGGCGCCGGAGCAGGAGCGGGCGGTACGCGCGCGGCGTGCGCTGGCGGCGCGCGGGATGACCGAGGCGGTGACCTTCTCCTTCCTGCGGTCGAGCGAGGCCGTGCTGTTCGGCGGCGGGCAGCCGGAGATGGCGCTGGCCAATCCGATCAGCGCCGACCTGGACCGGATGCGGCCGTCGATCCTGCCGAACCTGGTCGGCGCGGCGCGGCGCAACGCCGATCGCGGCGTCGCCGACGGCGTGCTGTTCGAGGTCGGGCCGCAATATGGCGGCGTCGCGGCGACGGATCAGCGGCTGGTCGCCGCCGGCCTGCGCTGGGGGCGGACCGGGGCGCGCCATTGGGCGGTGGCACCGCGGGCGGTCGATGCCTTCGACGCCAAGGCCGACGCAATGGCGGCACTGGAGGCGGCCGGCGCGCCGGTCGCCAACCTGCAGGTCTCGACCGACGCGCCCGCCTGGTACCACCCGGGACGGTCGGGCGCGTTGCGCCTCGGACCGAAGGTGCTGGCGCTGTTCGGCGAACTGCACCCGGGCGTCCTGGCCGATCTGGGCTATGACGGCCGCGCCGTGGGGTTCGAGGCCTTCCTCGACGCCGTGCCGCAGCCGAAGGCGCGTGCCGGCAAGGCGAAGCCGATGCTGCGCGTGTCGCCCTTCCAGCCAGTCGAACGCGACTTCGCCTTCGTGCTGGACGAGGTGACGCAGGCCGACGCAGTGGCCAAGGCGGTCCGTCAGGCGGACAAGGCGCTGATCACCGACATATCGGTCTTCGACGTCTATGCCGGCCCGAACCTGGGCGAGGGCCGCAAGTCGCTGGCCGTGAGCGTGACGCTGCAGCCGACGAAGGCGACACTGACCGAGGCCGAGATCGAGGCCGTGTCGCAGCGCATTGTCGCCGCGGTGGAGAAGGCGACGGGCGGCACGCTGCGCCGCTGA
- the pheS gene encoding phenylalanine--tRNA ligase subunit alpha codes for MSDDLKGLRRELLAGVSAASDLAGLEQVRVDVLGRKGRITDLMKGLGALAPEARREQGQALNRLKDEVAGAIEGRKAELGRAELDRRLASERIDVTLPVRPETEGRIHPVSQTIDELVAIFGAMGFSVAEGPDIEDDWYNFGALNIPPEHPARQEMDTFYLDTEVDGRRPVLRTHTSPVQIRTMQNVKPPIRIIAPGRTYRSDSDATHSPMFHQVEGLAIGEKIHMGHLKGCLIEFCRAFFDVADLPVRFRASYFPFVEPGAEVDIGCSRAGGELKIGAGGDWLEILGCGMVHPKVLANCGIDPERWQGFAFGMGIERIAMLKYGIPDLRTFYESDMRWLRHYGFAPLDVPSLTGGLAR; via the coding sequence ATGAGCGATGACCTGAAAGGCCTGCGGCGCGAGCTGCTCGCCGGGGTTTCGGCTGCCTCGGATCTGGCCGGGCTGGAACAGGTCCGCGTCGACGTGCTGGGCCGCAAGGGCCGCATCACCGATCTGATGAAGGGCCTGGGCGCGCTCGCGCCCGAGGCGCGTCGCGAACAGGGCCAGGCGTTGAACCGCCTGAAGGACGAGGTCGCGGGCGCGATCGAGGGGCGCAAGGCCGAACTCGGCCGCGCCGAACTCGATCGCCGGCTGGCGTCGGAACGCATCGACGTCACCCTGCCGGTGCGGCCCGAGACCGAGGGCCGCATCCACCCGGTCAGCCAGACCATCGACGAACTGGTCGCGATCTTCGGCGCCATGGGCTTCTCGGTCGCCGAAGGGCCGGACATCGAGGACGACTGGTACAATTTCGGCGCCCTGAACATCCCGCCGGAGCACCCCGCCCGGCAGGAGATGGACACCTTCTACCTCGACACCGAGGTCGACGGGCGGCGTCCCGTTCTGCGGACGCACACCTCGCCGGTGCAGATCCGCACGATGCAGAACGTCAAGCCGCCGATCCGCATCATCGCGCCGGGCCGGACCTATCGCTCCGACAGCGACGCGACGCACTCGCCGATGTTCCATCAGGTCGAGGGGCTGGCGATCGGCGAGAAGATCCACATGGGCCACCTGAAGGGGTGCCTGATCGAGTTCTGCCGCGCCTTCTTCGACGTGGCCGACCTGCCCGTGCGATTCCGCGCCAGCTACTTCCCCTTCGTCGAACCGGGTGCGGAGGTCGACATCGGCTGCTCGCGCGCGGGCGGCGAACTGAAGATCGGCGCCGGTGGCGACTGGCTGGAGATCCTGGGCTGCGGCATGGTCCACCCGAAGGTGCTGGCGAACTGCGGCATCGATCCCGAGCGCTGGCAGGGCTTCGCCTTCGGCATGGGCATCGAGCGCATCGCGATGCTGAAATACGGCATCCCCGATCTGCGCACCTTCTACGAGTCCGACATGCGCTGGCTGCGCCATTACGGCTTCGCGCCTCTCGACGTGCCGAGCCTGACCGGAGGGTTGGCGCGATGA
- the rplT gene encoding 50S ribosomal protein L20 translates to MARVKRGVTTHARHRKVVKQAAGYRGRSSTNFRIAIEKVEKGLQYAYRDRRNKKRDFRGLWIQRINAASRELGLTYSQFMNGIHKAGIEVDRKVLADLAVHEPAGFAALVDQAKAALDAAKPAAAE, encoded by the coding sequence ATGGCACGTGTCAAGCGGGGCGTCACGACGCACGCCCGTCACCGCAAGGTCGTCAAGCAGGCTGCAGGCTATCGCGGCCGCAGCAGCACGAACTTCCGGATCGCGATCGAGAAGGTCGAGAAGGGCCTCCAATACGCCTATCGCGACCGCCGCAACAAGAAGCGCGACTTCCGCGGCCTCTGGATCCAGCGGATCAACGCCGCGAGCCGCGAGTTGGGCCTGACCTACTCGCAGTTCATGAACGGCATCCACAAGGCCGGCATCGAGGTCGACCGCAAGGTCCTCGCCGATCTGGCCGTGCACGAGCCGGCGGGTTTTGCCGCCCTGGTCGATCAGGCCAAGGCCGCCCTGGACGCCGCCAAGCCGGCCGCAGCGGAGTAA
- the rpmI gene encoding 50S ribosomal protein L35, producing MPKMKTKSAVKKRFRLTGSGKVRANVAHKRHMLTAKPQQMKRQARGTMILKDCDAGIVLGFMPYAKA from the coding sequence ATGCCCAAGATGAAGACGAAGAGCGCCGTCAAGAAACGTTTCCGCCTCACCGGCAGCGGCAAGGTCCGGGCGAACGTCGCCCACAAGCGGCACATGCTGACCGCGAAGCCGCAGCAGATGAAGCGTCAGGCGCGCGGCACGATGATCCTGAAGGATTGCGACGCCGGCATCGTTCTCGGTTTCATGCCCTACGCGAAGGCCTGA
- a CDS encoding xanthine dehydrogenase family protein subunit M yields the protein MYDFQYERATSVDDAIAKLKAADDGLIVAGGMTMIPTLKQRLAQPSAVIDLGGLAELRGITVSGNTVTIGAMTTHDTVARSADLKQSLPVLSQMAQIIGDPAVRNRGTIGGSICNNDPAADYPAALVGLGATVHTSKRTIAAEDFFTGMFETAREPDELVLKVEFPIPEKAAYQKFRNPASRYAIVGVLVAKTANGVRVAVAGAGPCVFRVPEMEQALSANFSSKAIENVTIPADGLNADIHASAEYRAHLVGVMARRAVDACG from the coding sequence ATGTACGATTTCCAGTATGAGCGCGCGACGTCGGTGGACGACGCCATCGCCAAGCTGAAGGCGGCCGACGACGGGCTGATCGTCGCCGGCGGGATGACCATGATCCCGACGCTGAAGCAGCGGCTGGCGCAGCCGTCCGCGGTGATCGACCTGGGCGGCCTCGCCGAACTGCGCGGTATCACCGTCTCCGGGAACACCGTCACGATCGGCGCCATGACGACACACGACACGGTGGCCCGGTCGGCAGACCTGAAACAGTCGCTTCCGGTGCTGAGCCAGATGGCGCAGATCATCGGCGACCCCGCCGTGCGCAACCGCGGCACGATCGGCGGCTCGATCTGCAACAATGATCCCGCCGCGGACTATCCGGCGGCGCTGGTCGGCCTTGGCGCCACTGTCCATACCAGCAAGCGCACGATCGCGGCGGAGGACTTCTTCACCGGCATGTTCGAGACGGCGCGCGAGCCGGACGAGCTGGTGCTGAAGGTGGAGTTTCCGATCCCGGAGAAGGCGGCCTACCAGAAGTTCCGGAACCCGGCCTCGCGCTACGCCATCGTCGGCGTGCTGGTGGCGAAGACGGCGAACGGCGTGCGCGTCGCGGTCGCGGGCGCTGGGCCTTGCGTCTTCCGCGTGCCGGAGATGGAGCAGGCGCTGTCGGCCAATTTCTCGTCGAAGGCGATCGAGAACGTGACGATCCCGGCGGACGGGCTGAACGCCGACATCCATGCCAGCGCCGAATACCGGGCACACCTCGTCGGCGTGATGGCGCGCCGCGCGGTCGACGCCTGCGGCTGA